CAAAAACCAAGCTCTCATATCATTTACATATAGAATATTAGTACCTGGAACAACTTTAAAACGTGCAACTAAGGTGGTGAGGAAGCTGAAATGATCTGTGATCTGGATGTATCCAGCGCTATAGGCATCGTGAACAACTTCCACTATCCGGCACAACACAGCTGGTTCAAGATGTGGATCTGCAATAAGCATTGAGTTTGGTCAATTAACTTTTCATCACTCTAAGAGGTGACTTTAAAAGTTGGAATCAAAAGCATATGTATTTATGAAGGGAATGTGATACTCACGCAGACAGCATGAAACTATTGATTCCAGCAGAGGAGAGCTAAAATTGTTTATCGTGAAGTAGTAAAGGAAAGCGAGAGCCAAATCTTGGGCTTCCCTAGGGAGGCTTGCAAACGCTCCACCAGACACATCACCTGTACAATTAAACATTTGACAAGCCCTGTTTCAGTTTAGTCATTAGTGACACTTAAGAAGCGAGAGTTGCACCTTCTCCCTGATGACAAGGGTTGAAGAACTTTatgatgtcttcttcaaatGTGGGGGAAGCATTCAGACAGCCAACTCGCCCAAGGTCAAGCAAAAGCTTCAAAACAgcctgaagaaaaaaaatataaaagagaaaTAAGTGAGAACGTGATCCTTGTTGATCAAATCGACAATGAATTGCATGAGTCATGGGTTTGCACCTGTGATGATAATGGATGTTTATCACCCAACTGATTTAGCAGCGATGGAAGTTTGTTGACCCAAACTCTCAGGTAGTTATTTACTGTAGGATCACTTTCACTGAGATAATGGATATCTCCATTCTGCAGATATTACAAGAAACAGATCTATTGATCAATATGAGTAGAAAGATAGAAACAGTCGGCCAATATACCAATTAAATTTGTACTTACAGGGATAATCACGTTTCTAACAACTGAGATGCAGGCTAATGTAAGTGGAGACTCTGGTTTGCAATCGTTGAAGGTAGAAGTAAATGCCTGGAAAATATATACACAATACCATCAATCAGATGTACAATGTTGTTACTGCTAGATATAAGATAAACTGAGAAATATATGTCAAGCTCAAACTGCTCTAAGAATCTTAGACAAACCTGCAGAAGATTTTCTCTCCAGTCACTGTCCATCCTCAAAATAAGTTTTGGAATAGAGGGCAGGAGTGCAAGTAAAGTCTTTTCGTGAATAGGTTTAGGAATAGGTTTACGCTGCCTATCGCTCCTGCTGATCTGCAAAACAGATGTTCGCAAATCCCTGGTGAGAAATTTTGTTCCCCTTCTAGATTAGCAAGTAAATTAGCAGTTTAGACAAAGAGACAGACATCGTAAGTAAATAAAGTAGTGAGAGCTAACCTTGTCTAGTAGAGTATTTTCAATGAATACCAGAAATCTATTGCACAGGTCAGTATGAAGGTGGCTCCAATCACTTACTTCCAAAAAGATTTCTGTTAGTACACTATTGAGGATGAAGTACCTTTCATCAACCtgtcaacaaaacaaatcagcTAAACAGTGTtattgaaaacatataaataaactaCTCATTATTATTTATCGTCTAGCGTTGTGATGCATACCTTTCCAGAAAGATTGTTCTCTGGATTAAGAGGGAAAGAACCAAGTAACTTTTTTGATATAAGTGGTGCAATGTCTTGATCCAATAACATCAGAGTATCATCCTCAGCTGCAGGTAGCCACATAGACTGCTTTTGAACGTGCATACGGATGGAGAACTTGATTGCATGACCTATGCTGCAAAGAATATGGTGTAAACAGCTAAACGATTTCTCGTCGAATCCTCCCGGAGTATGGATCAACGGAATGAAATCTTGGAAACAGTTGATTAAGACTCCAACAATCTCCTTCAATCTCCCGGAGACATGGGCAAAACCTGTAAGAACACATAGTAAAATGGTCAGTAACACTGTCGTCTTCAGCACATTTAAAACCATAGACAAAGAACGGCACATACGAGCAGATTCGTTTGCCGCATCTTGTTCATAGGCAAGTAGCGGTTCATTCTGTAGAGGTCccaacataagaaaaaaactgTTAGAATAGGAAAAACAAAGTGCATTCCTATATTAAAGGAGTCATTAGGCTGCTTCTTAATTCATATGGTTCCCTATGATTCTATGAATTCTATATACTCATTGTGCTATCAAGTTAGAGACCAAAACCAATACATTACTATGCTACTTCATGGCATTTGGGAAAGAAGAACTTTGGAGTCATTCAGAGTGAATATGACTACATACCTCTTTATGTAATTCAGTGTCGCTCTCATCACATGGCAACAGAGAGAGGCAATGTGCTAATCCGGAAAGAGCTACAATCAGCTTGCTTCTGTCTTGCACATAGAAATGGTTTTTCTGAATAATATCCTTGTAGTTTTCTAGAATCTGCATGAAGTAGTGGTAGGTTGAAAAATTCAGGAACATCTTCCACGTATATAAAGAAACACAACAGCATAAACTGGAAAGGTAGGAGATACCTTATCAGCATACAAGGAGAAGGTAGGAGGGTAGTGCTTTACAACAAGGTGGAAAAACTTGAAAGCCATCAAACGAACTTCAACAGATGACTCAGCCATAGCTTTAAATATGTATGGCATCAAACGTGACACCATAGGTCCCTGGTTATCCTGAATAAATCCGCACATGTTAGATACATACATTCAACTAAAATGGTTGCAAgtgaaagaagaaagagaagaagcgATACCTCTACACAAGAGGGGAAGATCTTGGAATCAAAAAGCAAATAGAAAGTGTCCCTCACAGACTTATCATCATCACTAAGACGTTCCCTGAGTTTATCTACGATAGCGTATTTAAGCGACTGTAGCTCCGCCGGGTTATGCTCCAAAAGGTCTTTGATACCATGTAACGCATCTACACAAcagaccaaaaccgaaaaacatttatattttttcaacgAAAACATGTAACTAAAACACTgaggaaaaaggaaaaaggaaaaaggaagGTACTTTTGCGAACTTTGGCATTGTGATGTGAAGTTTGTTTGAGAAGCTCGTCCAAGGTCAGACCTTTCTTGCTTGTAGCGAAGCCACTCTTGTCTGCTCCCACACTCTGCTCAGGAAGTACAATTGCTGCAAACATAAACAAACAAAGCTATTTCAACAACAAGCAGAGAGCTTTTAGAGTTTGAATTGGGAGGAGAAAGGAGATACCTTGAGACTTAATCTCGGTGTTGGTGGCGTTCTTTGGTGGAGGTAACTTTCTCCCGAGCTTTCTCTTTATTTTCTGccaaattcaaaagaaaaaaatcatcagCCAAACAGTTAAACGATGAAACTCGATGAAAAGTGAAAAGCCCTACCTTAAAGTCGATTCCTTTCTTTTGCTGCTTCTTTCCGGGAGCCTTGGAGCGAACCATTTTTCTTATTCAGCTGCGTACAAACCACAAGTGAGTTAAGAGTAGCTTTTGTCCTGgtattgagagagagagagagagagagcagtcACAGAGAAAATCAAAAGTTCTGTGTGAGAATACCTAATAACGATCAGAGGTGGTGGCGGAAGAGCGACGAGGAGATCGGTTAAGGGGTTTGATTAGGCCGGTTTAAACCAAAATCGGCCGGCGAACGTTTTGCAGGAAAAGGAAAAGTCATAGGGTTTAAGATTATTTTACATGGGCTTTTTCTAAGCCCACGAAAGGACATAATTATTAGTTGTCAAAGCCCATTTTGAAGCTTTTAGGTGGGCTTATAACTCTCTTTGAGAGACTTCCGAAAACTGGaaggaaattttaattttttgatcaaaagaaattttaaaattcatgatgTGATTTATATATAAGCAAAGATCAACAGAATCATCGATTCTTATACAAAGGGGAATAAGAATGTTTATACTGCTGGGTAATTATCCGATGCAATGAAAACTATGAGAAATGAGCTCTAAGAACAGTAGTTTGCATTTCATAAGTACAATTTTTTTGCAGTGTCTAAACATAAAACGTATTAAAGCAATTTCATCTATGATGGGGTATAACGATTGATTGATTTCTTCCTAATCagtaatcacttttttttttctgaccaATCTCGTGTTACATTTAGTCCTTGCACGAGTTCATGGAatccttctcttcttcatccacgAAGTACGGATTGAATTGATTTATGACATGCTCGTAGACAGGTCTCTTGAAATATACAGCCTGCCATAGAAAAAAAACGAATGATAAGGCCAACAAAAAGTTTCAAGCACATACAAGCAAAATAACACTATAGCGCCAAAGAAACTCACATGCTCAATGACTTGTTCGGGAAGCATCCACGACCACACCTTAAACTCTGGTTTTGCAGTCCCATCTCCAAGGAGATTTATCTCTTCCTCCTTGCCCGTGAACTTGAAAAGAAACCTGTTATAGTCAATCATCAAGACAGTTAGCTATACTAGATCCACATTCCACAATGGGGTATTCTGCAGATTTAGGATTTGTGTATAGAAGCTTAGTTTACCATTTCTGAGCTTGGCCTTTGTAACTTGTTCGCCATTTCCGGTTCAGTTTGTCTTTCACATCCCGGGGGAAATCATAGGTCAGCCAGTTTGGTATCTATATGTAAGCCAAAAATAGTCAAAGCTCAGTTTGGGGATATACACAGTCACAGATACAACTCTACCTATAGAACCATTGAAAGGGAAGGGATCttgttgaaaatatatttaacaattttacTATGAGAGAGGGATGTCAAAAAGCGTGCCTCCGCAATGAATTCAGCCGAGGTAACCCCTGTTTCTTCTCTCAGCTCTCTAAAAGCAGCATTTCTCAGATCTTCTCCCTCATCAGCACCTCCCTGTAACAGCAGCAAGTAGTTCATTACCATCTAGCAAAGCTCAGCAGTACGTTGATAACCCTTAGAGAATCATAAACTTGTGATTCTCCATTCTCACCTACTTTGATCAAAATCTATCATACCCTCCCCTCGGTGAGCTATTAGCACAATATGGACTCAGAGAACCTCAATGCCATTCCATTTGATTAGCCAGAGTTATAACTTTAAACCAAAGCTAAAGCTATAAAAATAGTTACTTAACTCATTCCACTACAAAGATAGCTTTTGCTTAGTGAGAAGTCAAAGTACTCAAAAACACTTCCTTTTGGTGTATgcaaagagagagaaagctatAGAGGATTCACCTGAGGCATCTGCCACGTATCCGGAACGTGAATCTTCGATGCAGTAAATATCTGCCAAACCCAAAAACCATTTCAATCCCTAAATCAACTCTATCAAACTAAAATCTCCTAAGAACGAGTTACAGTTGCGAGAAGATGGAGAGACATTACCTTTCTACACGGACTAACGAGACAAATGCCAACGTTTTTCCGGTAACCAACCGGCGGCGACTCAACTGTCCTCGCCGGCGGCGATAAGGCCACGGACCGAACCACCACCAGAGGCTTCGACGCAGAGAAGGGACGTTTCGAGTATGCGAATTTGGCAGGTTTACAGTAGAAATCTAGACGAACGGAGATTGCTGATTTGCCGATGAATCCAGACGCCGTAACGGCCATGGCGGCGGGAACTACTCTTAGGCTCCCCCTCTCTCTCGTCTCGTGAGTCCGCTTTAGCGATAATATCTAACTTTCTCCGAAGCgataaaatgatattatttacgACACTACCCCCCCCCCTCGAACGCCCAAACGTCGTCGTTTTAAACTCTCATGTCAAAACCACGcacagaaacaaaaatatttacccaCCAGGTGAAGAATATTCACTACAGCAGTCAAACAGTGAAAAAAACGTATGACTGGCTCAAAGTTATTTTGGACCCTGTGCCTTATATTCAAACATATAAAAAGTTTTGTTTagaatcctactatataaaagggactaaattcaaggcttttaaggctatccacctcagccaaaatattctcatccaaaaagaattaaaaataaatgtcatttagaagataattaactaatataaaacttttgatatttctaacaattttaaatttgtaactgctaatttattaatagaatcatatatctatattgaattatgttctatttttaatcgttactttaagagtaaataaattattaatttataatatatatatagtttataactttatattgtagttataaataaagaaaaaataaccgggaaaggtgaagaagctcatataaaattatgtaattaaaatggtaaaatggtgaatatgatgaagtgaatctaagaaaatttgttgtacaaattatggtgctttcttcgtctactataatgatttaaaataatatatattcatataaataagtcaatatttgttgtttttttttttgtaagatgttaagattatcattttctgaaaggttacaCTGATCCAgagagattagtttgtggagctaaccaaacgaggattatagtgtttactttggaaaaagtaataggttgaacgatagatggcgtgcgtgttttttcacatggaaatctgcacatatattaaaattgtaagatttgaatcatagagaaaatatagtgtatatgactgaagttgattcattccgaaactaaagatggctaaaattcttctttgtcaaaatgcatagatgtgaatcttatatgaatagagttctcaattgcttatagcagtgtaataaatTCCGTgtgtaaatgaaaaaaaatgttatataagtgaaaacaaaaattatgattttttttcttgtgcctataggctcttcgcaatttgaagaagaaagaacatattgtgtgaaaatctttagctcggtcaaattttatcgagttgtttataaaactgttgttatatgattcatgtaaattttcagtgttgatttaaaagcccaagAAAACTcatctatactgactttttgatttttttctgtgatttaaatttaaaaaagataaaactttcgataagttatgtaaactcagaacaagtatttaactttagaaagcatttacatgtttcaaacttataatatatacatatataatgtttaaaattatgtatataaaacctGTATAAAATGTGCttaaatatgtttctcttctttaatgtgttaattgtactatatataacattattttaaaatttcaaaaagtttatgtcacattCAAAAactatcaataaaaaatataattctccatctacaaccagaaaaaaagaaaaactataaacatataaatttaaattaagaaaaactaacattggaaaaacaaaaaattaatgtaaaagaaacaaaccgacaaataatattataaataaaataaatttataagacacaatccgcgcgaagcgcggaaaaaatctctagtaatGGTAAAACTAATAAGTTAAAACATTAGTGACGCTTTAATATTTGTTGGCATTTGGACCCTAAATCTGTAAGAAAGTTAAAGTAATTTGTTAGGGCCTTGTGCTTGAATGATGATGGAAATGAGAAGACATCTCTATATAAAACAGATTTCCAGGATTTCATTTTACATAATATGATCGTAAATTAATTAGTACTAACAAATAGTTTTTTTCCTATGATATTTTTCATATACAACTCCTCCACGATAAGAAGAGAGCATCCAATGGAAGAGAGAAGTAAACCAAAGCTTCTGATGATTTACCAAAAATAGACAAGGTTTCCTCTTCCAAGTAGAATCAGCTAATCAAATTAATCTATGGAAGAAAAAGTAAACCAAAGCGTAGAAAAGTTATAACTGTTTGGTGGCCAATCTTTGTTAATTAGTACCAACTATCGTTAATTCTCGGAGATTTTGGACTTTAAGGTAGGTACATTTGCTTGTAGTTAACAAAAACTTAACAGTAGTTCAAACGCTACAACTAAGAAACTTCGTTTTTGTCCTTATTCCATCCTCTCAACTCAGATCCTTCCGTCTCCATGTTAGACGACAAACTCCGATGGAAAATAGACCAAAGGCTTTTGCGatataaatataaaccctaaaagtAAAAAAGTTATTTACTTAAGTAAATCCTCCAAATTAACCgtctatttataaataaacccCCAACTTTACCTCTTGAAATCTTATAACCCCTAAAATCCCAATTGCCAACCAAAATGT
Above is a window of Brassica napus cultivar Da-Ae chromosome A10, Da-Ae, whole genome shotgun sequence DNA encoding:
- the LOC125579095 gene encoding uncharacterized protein LOC125579095 isoform X1, coding for MVRSKAPGKKQQKKGIDFKKIKRKLGRKLPPPKNATNTEIKSQAIVLPEQSVGADKSGFATSKKGLTLDELLKQTSHHNAKVRKNALHGIKDLLEHNPAELQSLKYAIVDKLRERLSDDDKSVRDTFYLLFDSKIFPSCVEDNQGPMVSRLMPYIFKAMAESSVEVRLMAFKFFHLVVKHYPPTFSLYADKILENYKDIIQKNHFYVQDRSKLIVALSGLAHCLSLLPCDESDTELHKENEPLLAYEQDAANESARFAHVSGRLKEIVGVLINCFQDFIPLIHTPGGFDEKSFSCLHHILCSIGHAIKFSIRMHVQKQSMWLPAAEDDTLMLLDQDIAPLISKKLLGSFPLNPENNLSGKVDERYFILNSVLTEIFLEVSDWSHLHTDLCNRFLVFIENTLLDKISRSDRQRKPIPKPIHEKTLLALLPSIPKLILRMDSDWRENLLQAFTSTFNDCKPESPLTLACISVVRNVIIPNGDIHYLSESDPTVNNYLRVWVNKLPSLLNQLGDKHPLSSQAVLKLLLDLGRVGCLNASPTFEEDIIKFFNPCHQGEGDVSGGAFASLPREAQDLALAFLYYFTINNFSSPLLESIVSCCLHPHLEPAVLCRIVEVVHDAYSAGYIQITDHFSFLTTLVARFKVVPEEGQFSMECKEQETHRGTLKALTELVCLRLSKMGDGSLVLQILEKVLLEQISLKPSFDNGCAILRIICTLDSKPTSLSESSITTLSEYLPGYLIDIVKCIPEDKDNSSLYIQTCLYYLIPCYFMFERSSKLTEEVLKRMQSIVSENTKALESVQDRENGRHSLNLIQCVVSVVLLMHNDVKVRKIISSSKSEIDLILQDVVSLQSSGSTSLTVEGKHMMKMAGERLKIASNSLLT
- the LOC106418985 gene encoding nudix hydrolase 27, chloroplastic — protein: MAVTASGFIGKSAISVRLDFYCKPAKFAYSKRPFSASKPLVVVRSVALSPPARTVESPPVGYRKNVGICLVSPCRKIFTASKIHVPDTWQMPQGGADEGEDLRNAAFRELREETGVTSAEFIAEIPNWLTYDFPRDVKDKLNRKWRTSYKGQAQKWFLFKFTGKEEEINLLGDGTAKPEFKVWSWMLPEQVIEHAVYFKRPVYEHVINQFNPYFVDEEEKDSMNSCKD
- the LOC125579095 gene encoding uncharacterized protein LOC125579095 isoform X2 → MVRSKAPGKKQQKKGIDFKKIKRKLGRKLPPPKNATNTEIKSQAIVLPEQSVGADKSGFATSKKGLTLDELLKQTSHHNAKVRKNALHGIKDLLEHNPAELQSLKYAIVDKLRERLSDDDKSVRDTFYLLFDSKIFPSCVEDNQGPMVSRLMPYIFKAMAESSVEVRLMAFKFFHLVVKHYPPTFSLYADKILENYKDIIQKNHFYVQDRSKLIVALSGLAHCLSLLPCDESDTELHKENEPLLAYEQDAANESARFAHVSGRLKEIVGVLINCFQDFIPLIHTPGGFDEKSFSCLHHILCSIGHAIKFSIRMHVQKQSMWLPAAEDDTLMLLDQDIAPLISKKLLGSFPLNPENNLSGKVDERYFILNSVLTEIFLEVSDWSHLHTDLCNRFLVFIENTLLDKISRSDRQRKPIPKPIHEKTLLALLPSIPKLILRMDSDWRENLLQAFTSTFNDCKPESPLTLACISVVRNVIIPNGDIHYLSESDPTVNNYLRVWVNKLPSLLNQLGDKHPLSSQAVLKLLLDLGRVGCLNASPTFEEDIIKFFNPCHQGEGDVSGGAFASLPREAQDLALAFLYYFTINNFSSPLLESIVSCCLHPHLEPAVLCRIVEVVHDAYSAGYIQITDHFSFLTTLVARFKVVPEETHRGTLKALTELVCLRLSKMGDGSLVLQILEKVLLEQISLKPSFDNGCAILRIICTLDSKPTSLSESSITTLSEYLPGYLIDIVKCIPEDKDNSSLYIQTCLYYLIPCYFMFERSSKLTEEVLKRMQSIVSENTKALESVQDRENGRHSLNLIQCVVSVVLLMHNDVKVRKIISSSKSEIDLILQDVVSLQSSGSTSLTVEGKHMMKMAGERLKIASNSLLT